ATCCCCATCCCCTGCTGCAGGAGTTTGACCCAGGGCAGGACACCTACCAGCACCCCCCCAAGGACAGCAGCGGGCAGCACGTGGATGTGAGCCCCACCAGCCAGCGCCTGCAGCTCCTGGAGCCTTTTGACAAGTGGGATGGCAAGGACCTGGAGGACCTGCAGATCCTCATCAAGGTCAGCAGCACGGGGATGGCATGACAGTCCCACCCTGCCAGGGCCCCGTCCCCTGAGCATCGGGAAGGGCCATGAACCTGGAGGAAGTGAGCAAACAGGCAAGTCGCAGGTGGGAGATGAAAGGGAGGTTTGGCTGCAGAGCAGAGAGGGCATCACAGTCCAGCGTTCCCCTTCTCTGTGGCCCTGAACTGGGCAGAGCTAGATCTGGCCAGCCTCCATCTGGGGCCCTCAGCCATCCGGCAGCAGCTGATCAGAGCCACCTCCAGCGGGTGTGGGCAGGTGAGTACAGCTTAGGCTGAGCTGGGACGGTGTGTGTGATTGCACAGCAGCCTCCACACCTGGCGTGTCCACACAGGCTCTGGAAGCCACGGATGACTCCCGCCCCCACAGTTGCACACCTGTGGATAGGGGATGGCCTGTGTTTGGCACTAACCAAAAACAAGTCTTTTTGGTGTGGCCAGAGGCCTCCAATCTGTGAGATATTAATTTATGCTGTTTATTAAGGGGTCTCCAGGCACCCATATGACAGAAGAGACTGATCAGTCATCAGCCAGGACCCAGGCAGGTCCCGGGCTTGTGTGTCCGGCATGAGGTCGGTGGCTGATCTTGCAGCCAAGGCCTGAAGGGTGAGCGAACATTGACCTGTCCCCACTTTGGGTGACCTGCCCCAAAAGGGAGACTAAGCAGCCAGAGGCCTTTGAGAGGATGAGTGATGGGCTGGCCGGAGCCCATGTGGCCTGAGGGTGGAAGCGCCAGGACCACAGAACACGTGTCTAAAACCTTGCCTGCCTCTCATTCCTCTGTCACCCGTCCTGGGCCCCAGAGCCTGCTACCTGCCTCTGGAGGGCTTGTCATCCACCCCTCTAGGGCCATGCCATGCCCTGACCTCTGTCCTCTCTACTCACCACCCAAGGTCAAAGGGAAGTGTACCACTGACCACATCTCGGCTGCTGGCCCCTGGCTCAAGTTCCGTGGGCACTTGGACAACATCTCCAACAACCTGCTCATTGGTGCCATCAACATTGAAAATGGCAAGGCCAACTCCGTGCGCAATGCCGTCACTCAGGAGTTTGGCCCCGTCCCTGACACTGCCCGCTACTACAAGGTGGGTCAAAGTTGATGGGGGCGGGCAGTGCCAGTCGCCACTCCTGAAGGGGCCTGGAAGGCAGGTGCAGGGAGGACATTAGGGGAATGGAAACTAGGAAGGAGGCTGGCTGAGCCCAGAGGGGACTGCTGTGGAAGGAAGGAGAGTCCTGCGGCCCCTCCCTGTGGCTGAGAGGGCATCAGGCCCAGGTCCAGTGGTACAGCCGGGTCCCTGCACCAGGAGGAGTTAGTGAGAGCAGCGCTCAGGAGATATCTGGCCCTAGACCAAGACGAGGAAGGGGGCCAGCTCGGGAAGTCAGAGGCCAACAGGCTCACAGAGGGGGCTACATGGGGCCTCGCAATGAGCAGGCGGAGGGGTCTGAGGCCAGTGCCGGGGTCTGAGGTGATTGGCCTTGTTCTGCTTTGAGAAACCAACAGAACAAGTCCTGGCCCAGCCGGGTGAGGGGACTCTGGCACCCCCTGGTGGCTGGATGGAGCAGAAGGTGCTCCCAGGAAGGGGGCGCCTTGAGCTTCACAGATGCATCTTGGGTGGGGCCCCGGAGGCCATCCCTGTctcacccccacctccctccacacACACCTGCCTCCCTGCCAAGCACCAATGGGTGGGTTCTGTCTTCTGTGCCACTGCAGACAGCCAGGCGCCTCCGTCCCCTCGGGGCCTCGTTTGGGTCTCATTCACCCAGGCTTCACTTGCCCTCAGGCAGCAGGTGAGGAAGGGCCCCTCCAGCCCCTTTACTGGGAGCCTCAGGATGCCCAGGCGCCAGGTGGGTGAGGCCAGGCAGGTGGGGACTGCCTTGTAACCTCACCCCCGCTTGCCTGACAGAAACATGGCATCAGGTGGGTGGTGATCGGAGACGAGAACTACGGCGAGGGCTCGAGCCGGGAACATGCAGCTCTGGAGCCTCGCCACCTTGGGGCCCGGGCCATCATCACCAAGAGCTTCGCCAGGATCCACGGTGAGCTGGAGTCTGCACCCGGGCCATCTTCATCCCATCCCTAGTGACCAAGGTCACTTGCCCTGCCCGTGGCTGAGTTGGGCCTGGTTCTAGGCTCTCTCCACTGCAGCCCACAGGCCCGTCAGCCTCTCACCCCTTCTTAGGCTCACACAAGGCACATCTGACGCTCAGCTTCCTGGCTTCCTGCAGGCCCTGCGTCCAGGCTTGTAGATCTGAGCCGCTGAGATCCAGGGCACGTGCCAGAGGGTTCTTTTTGATCAGGAATGTGCAGCAGGAAGGCCTCACAGACCTCAGCACCAGCGCACACTTGCTTGGGGCGCCCCTCGTGAAAGGGAGCAGACCAGGGCCCTGTAGTCAATGCCCGGGCATTGTCCCAGGCAGCAGGATTAGGGGCAACTCCCAGAGCCCCGGATGGGTTCAGAAAATGAAGCTCTCCAGGCTGGTCAGGCCCCCCGATGACCGAATGCCACCTGCCTTCCAGAGACCAACCTGAAAAAACAGGGCCTGCTGCCCCTGACCTTCGCTGACCCAGCCGACTACAACAAGATTCACCCCGTGGACAAGCTGACCATTCAAGGCCTAAAGGACTTCACCCCTGGCAAGGTTAGGAGGCCGGATCCCCCgagggggtggggtgaggggcagcCACCTTGTTTCCCCTCCTGCACTGGCCCCAGGAGGCTCCATTCCAGCTGGAAAGACCCCCAGTTCTCCAGGTGGCCCCACAGAGAAAGGGAAGCGCCTTCCCAGAGTTGGGGGTTGGGGTCAGCCGAGGGCCCTcctacctcctcagcctccctttaCTCACCAGGACTTGACACTCGGGGGACAGCCCACCCACTGCAGGACCCTCTGGGCCCCAGGAATCCCCTGTAGGTGCCATGTGGGTCTAACCTGGGCCATGAGGCACTGACTGGCCTAGGATTTGGTTTGCCTGCTGACCTCCTAGGTCCCCAGGCAGTGCCCGGCCTCCCTGACCCCCCTGCAGAACCAAGGGCACGCAGTACCCACTTCCACCCACACCCACCTTCTCCTTGCAGCCCCTGAAGTGCATCATCAAGCACCCCAACGGGACCCAGGAGACTATCCTCCTGAACCACACCTTCAACGAGACGCAGATCGAGTGGTTCCGCGCCGGCAGTGCCCTCAACAGAATGAAGGAGCTGCAGCAGTGAGGGCAGTgcctccccgccccccgccctgCCCCAGTGCTGGCGTCAAGTTCAGCCCCACGTGCGCCATCAGCGGATCCGATGTATCCAGTCATGGCTTCTTATTCCAAGATGGTGTGACCAGACATGCTTCCTGCTCCCCGCTCAGCCCACGGAGTGACTGTGGTTATGGTGGGGGAgttcttaaaataactttttagcCCCTGTCTTCCTATTTTTAGTTTGGTTCAGATCTTAAGCAGATCCATgcaactgtatttatttttgatgacAACACTCCCATCTAAAGTTTTTCTCCTGCCTGATCATTTCATTGGTGGCTGAAGGATTCTAGAGAACCTTTTGTTGTTGCAAGGAAAACAAGAATCCAAAACCAGTGACTGTTCTATGAGTGAGTGGTGTCTGTGCCATTTGTTACCAGCTTCAGGGTCCAGGAAGGGTCTTTTCAGTCAAGGTCAGTGGAGGCCcaacagccacagccacagccacagccacagttGGATCCATCACTGCGGTGAAGGAGACCTGAGGTGTGGCAGATACATTCTCCCTGTCACCTCCCGCCCCACCCCACCTGCAGAGCAGCCCTGCCCCCCACGTTCCTGTAGCTTCCCTGCTGGGCCAGAATTGAGTCTCCCAGAGACAGGCCTTCACTCTCCATCTTCCCTGGGCACTGATATGCCAGGCGTGGCCTCATGTAGCCCTCTAAACACTGAGGGTGGGCACAATAGCAGATGAGGCTATCTGGAAAGGGAGTGGCATCAGCTGACACCACCAGCCAGCACCTCCACACTCGGGTCCTGTGAGAGCCaaagaggccagggcaggaggcagaTTCCATGGAGGCCCCATCACCAGGACAAAACTTACTTACTGTAAGGCAAGCATCCTGGTGTCGGCAGAGGGGCAGGAGGAACCCTGCGAAGCCATGCTGCTGAAGAAACGCTGTGGGCCCAGTGCTGGGGTGTCATCAGCAGTCCCGCAAGGTGCTCATGGCAATAGCTGAGATCTGAGGGACAGGTGGTCCCAGGTTTGCTGCTGTCTTGTGTCATGAATTGGGTAGGGGGTACCAGCAAAGCCCAGAGCCTCCACTGTTTTGATCAGGAACTGGTCTCCTACTGGTCTCCTAGAGCTCAGGGGCTACCCCACCTTTTTCCACAAGCTGGTGGGAAGGTGCCTCCCCTTCATGCCCAGTCAATTCCAACTGGCAGCTTCCAGCGCCCAAAGCAGCCACCCCAGGCAAGCCAGCCTTACTCCCTATGTACTTTATGGCTGCACCAGGCTCAGCCAGCCCAGAGGCCAGCCTGGGGCAGCCCAGAGCTCACAGCCCCCACGTGCTGCCAcctggtgggggttgggggagcccATCTCTGTGATAAGAGAGGCCATGCTGTCCCAGCGACAGGAACTCAGTGACCTTAGATCATAACACTGGCCATTGAGACAAGGGTGGCCCCTTCCCTTCTGATGCTGCCATTGTTTATTAAATGGCTTTGCTGTCACTGAAAGCAGTGACTTCAGAAGCTCTGGGGAGAGGAGCAGGGCCTAGATGGTGGAGGAGGGGGGCAAGCTGGTGGGCACTCCTGGCCCTGCCCCACTGTCCAGCTCAAGACACATTAGCCTCTGCTGCTGTTAGCATCAGCCTTCTTCATCCCATCCCTAGTGACCAAGGTCACTTGCCCTGCCCGTGGCTGAGTTGGGCCTGGTTCTAGGCTCAGCTTAGCTGCTCTTGTCTTCACACACTGCCATACCACCTTCCTGCAGGCCGGTAGGGTCCACTGTCCAGCCCCAGGGCTAGTTGCTGGTCCACCAGGAGAGAAGGCCCAGGCCTGGCTCACTGATGGATCCCTGCCAGGGATAGAGAAAGAACACGCACATTTCACTAACACGCTGGCTTGAACCAACCTGGACAGGAGGTGAGGGGAGCCCAGCAGGCCCAGCACAGGCAAAGTGGAGGAGGAGCACACGGCAGCCCAGAGGCACTGGAGAGACGGAGCCACAGCAGTGCTGCTGATGGGCACGCGGCATGCAGGGCGCAGATCCCTCTCCAGGGACCCCAGGCCCTGACAGGGTCAGGGACCCTTCCTCACCCTCAGGCCTGCCCTCCAGGGCCACCTAGGTTCTAATTGTGGCAGGAAGGCTGAGCAAACATGAGGCCCATGCTCCAGACACATCCAACAGGGAGCAGCCTTGAGGGCCACTCTTCCCTGGAgccctccattttatttcagtgttttaatgCTGTTCCTACAGGGAGCCCTacctattcatttttatttttatttttattttttgaaacggagtctcgcactgtcacctgggctggagtgcaatggcacgatctcggctcactgcaacctctgcctcccgggttcatgccattctcctgcctcagcctcccgagaaggtgggactacaggtgcctgccacccacacccagctaatctttggtatttttagtagagatggggtttcaccatgttagccaagatggtcttgatctcctgaccttgtgatctgcaagcctcagcctcccaaagtgctgggattacaggcatgcgccactgcgctcAGCAGTCCTGCCCTTAATCTCAGGGCTTTGATCTCTCCCAAGCcccttccttgatttctttctccctcAAACGCCTCCCTACctcccaattttttcttttttcttttttttttttttttttttgagatggagtcttgctctgtgacccaggctgtagtgcagtggccggatctcagctcactgcaagctccgccccccgggtttacgccattctcctgcctcagcctccccagcagctgggactacaggcgcctgccacctcgcccagctcgttttttgtattttttagtagagacggggtttcaccgtgttagccaggatggtctcgatctcctgacctcgtgatccgcccgtctcagcctcccaaagtgctgggattacaggcttgagccaccgcgcccggcccctacctcccaattttttaaagacagcgtctcattctgttgcccaagctgtaatGCGGTGgcacaaccttgaactcctgggctcaagggatcctcccacctcatcctcccaagtagctgggaccacagggcacaccaccatgccctgctaattgttttttgtagagacaacctctcactttgttagccaggctggtctcaaactcctggcctcaagcaatcctcccactttggcctcccaaagtgctggggttacagacatgagccactgcacctggcctcaaaggCTCTTTATCACTGGTCGTGTCCAGCATGAACTCTGTCCCCCTTGCAAGCTGACTTGCCCACCCCACCAGCAGCCATGTACCTTTACTGCCTCACAGCCCTGGCCTACAGAAACTCAGGCTCTCCAGGGAGGAGTGACCAGCCAAGGCCCCCCAACAGGATCCCTGACCTGCTGGGGGAGATTCCAGAGCAGAACCCAAAGGACACAGCCTCTAGCCCTGCACTCCGGCTCTCCCGCCTCCATGGTGGCTTCAGCACCATCAGGGCCACTCACCACAAGCGTGTATGGAGCTTCCTTCTTTGGCAGCTCCTCACTGGAAGTGGTGGCATCTGCTGAGCTGGGCCCCGTGGGGGACGTGTCAACAAAGCTCTCGTCCACCACCCGGAAGCGGATCTCCTCGCCGGTGTCCATGTAGAGGTCATGCGCTCCTTCCTCCGTCTCATACTCCCACACCCACACCTGCTCCGCTTCGTCGCTGAGAGGGTCCAGGGTCAAGGCAGCAACCAGATCGTGGGAGGGGCTTCCCTCAGCACCCCCCGACCCCAGGAAAAACCAATCCCAGGGTGAGATCACTGTGGCTGGGAAGTCACAGGAAAAGCAGGTCCCAGCCCCATGTGCAAGGCCTGGGCCAAACAGCGAGGAGCAAGCACTCCTGGATGCCAGGAGCCAGGATGGGGAACACCGGGCCCCCATTCAGACACCACGGCCAGACGCACATGGATCTCAGAGCACCAGAGCAGGAGGGGACGAGACATGGTCCAAGTCCCACCTCTTAAGACCAGAGCAACCTGGGCCTCCTGCCACGGGGCCCCACACACCCTTTTCATCAAAGCCTTGCAACAGGCTGATGGGCACCCAAGGACTTGCCGTTTCCAAGAGGACGCAGTGGGATGGGAGGTCACCTACCCAGTTGGATGACAGCTGGTGAGAGAACCAGCCGGGCTGCGCCAGGTTTTCTAACACATCCTGGAGTCACACACAGACCCAGAGCCATGCGGCCACCCAGCCAGGGCAGCCCCCCTTGGCCCTCCATCGCCCCCAGCAAAGCCCACAGAGGGGAGCCATGGGTTCTCTGGTGGCAGTCCCACTGTTGGGTCCTGCCTCTGTGCCAGGTCCCGTGCTGTGCACCGTGAGTACAGCTGTGACACGTCAGAGTCCTTCCTAGTGAGGAGTCTCAGATTCGTGGATGGCCCCACAGAAACAGACAACCCCAGTACAGCAAGGTGAGGGGTGGGACAGGGACAACGGAGGCCCAGAGGAACACATCTCAGCCCATGACCCGGAACACAGGCAAGGCCTCACGTCCCAGGGACCAGCGTAAGCCTCCAGGGCAAGTGATCTCTAAGATGATTCCTGCAGGGAAAACCTAAGTGAAGTGAACCAGAAATGAATGGTGTCCCCCAGGACACCACAGCTCTAATGGTGTGCAGTGTACAACCCAGACAGCCAAGCCTGACAGCCCCGACAAAGACAGGCACGTGGGCATCACTTCACTCCCTGAATGGGAGGCACAGACAGGCTGCTGCCTCTGGAGCAAAACACAGGCTGGGGGCAGGCACAGAGGCCAGTGGCATCAGGTTACAGGACCCAAAGGCCACCCTAAAGAGTGGGGACTTTCCTTTGGAGAGGCCTGAGCTCCTCTGTGACAAACCACTTTAACCTTGGGAGGATACAACTTGGCTGGCTGCTGCAGTGACTCTGGGGGGATGAGAATGTCATCGAAGAAGCCTAGAGAGACTGGAAGGAAGCAGGTGACGGCCTGAGATGGGGGTTCCCAGTGGACACCAAACATTGCAGGGTCTGATGCTTGACATGCAAGCCCTGCCCTGGCCTGCTCACGAGGTGGATGTCGTTATGGAAAACTAGGCCCCTTCCCCGCCTAATGCCTCTGCCTACACCACCCACACAGCCGAGCAGCCCTGGTCAAAGCCTGGAGCACCTAGTCCCCAAAACCTCTGCACACAACAGTGACCAGTGGGCGCTGAAGACTCCCAGTCACTTCCACCACCTTCAGTGCCCACCCTGAAGCCCTGAGTGATGGCCTGACAGTGAAACCTCACCGCTGATGGAGGTCCTCACGCAACACATGAAAGGGAgggtggggccgggcgcggtggctcaagcctgtaatcccagcactttgggaggccgagacgggcggatcacgaggtcaggagatcgagaccatcctggctaacatagtgaaaccccgtctctactaaaaaaacacacacaaaaaaactagccgggcgaggtagtgggtgcctgtagtcccagctactcgggaggctgaggcaggaaaatggcgtcaacccgggaggtggagcttgcagtgagctgagatccggccactgcactccagcctgggccacagagcgagactccgtctcaaaaaaaaaaagaaagggagggtgGGCAAGCTTCTCTGACGCCACGGGGAAGGTTCAGCCTCAACACCTGAGCCCTCCCCTGACCATGTGGATGGGCACAGACCTCCTGACCCACACTGTTCCCAAGTCTTGTCTGAGGCATCAGGGCCACTGTTACCATGCACTCCTTCTGGGCTGCAGCCTTTGATCTTCCCAATCAGAATCTCGTCTAGGAATGGATGAAACACCACGTAGCGAAAATGGACTGGAAATGAAGAAAGCCCGTCAGTGACGCTGACTGGGGCCCCAGCACACTCTCATGTCACCCTCAGGTGCCAGCACACCCGGGGGCCTGTGTGGCTGCTCCATGCCACATCCCCCTGCAGGCCCAGACCCTCCCCTTGTCTCCTGCAAGTTCACAGCATGGCCCCACAAGGTGCCAGCAGCAGCTGTCCTAGAACTGGGCACTCCCAAAACTGCTACGTTATTCACACCTGAGCCCAGACTCTGAGCCATCAGTGGCTCCAAAGTCAATTTCAACCTCCCTTCAGGCTCTCCTTCAGCTCCTAAAAAGGGCAGAAGCAACTGGTAAAGAAAGCAGGGTTTAGCTGGGCGCGGTaactcacgcctctaatcccagcactttgggaggccgagacgggcagatcacgaggtcaggagatcgagaccatcctggctaacatggtgaaaccccgtctctactaaaaaaaaaccataaaaactagccaggtgcggtggcgggcgcctgtagtcccagctacatgggaggctgaggcaggagaatggcgtgaacccgggaggcagagcttgcagtgagtggagagcgcgccactgcactccagcctgggcgacagagcgagactccatctcaaaaaaacaaaaaagaaagcagggtttgaagccgggcgcggtggctcacgcctgtaatccctgcactttgggaggctgaggcgggcagatcatgaggtcaggagatcaagaccatcctggctaacacagtgaaaccccatctgaactaaaaatacaaaaaaattagccaggcgcagtggcgggagcctgtggagtcccagctactcgggaggctgaggcaggagaatggcgagaatctgggaggtggagcttgcagtgagccaagatagcgccactgcactccagcctggacaacagagtgagactgcgtctcaaaaaaaaaaaaaggatgagtctaAAGAACCATCAAGAGGAAGGAAgctggggcggtggctcacacctgtaatcacagcactttgggaggctgaggtgggtggattacttgaagccaggagtttgagaccagcctggccaacgtggcaaaacccagtctctactaaaaatacaaaaattaggccgggtgcggtggctcacgcctgtaatcccagcactttgggaggctgaggcgggcggatcacgaggtcaggagatcgagaccatcctggctaacacggtgaaacctcgtctctactaaaaatgcaaaaaattagccgggcgtggcggcgggtgcctgtagtcccagctacttgggaggctgaggcaggagaatggcatgaacccgggaggcggagcttgcagtgagccaagatcgcgccactgaactccagcctgggcgactgagtgagactccatctcaaaaaaaaaaaaaaaaaaaattattagctaggcctggcatggtgactcatgcctgtaatcccagcactttgggaagccaaggcaggcggaccacctgaggtgaggagttcagcactagcctgaccaacacggagaacatggagaaaccccgtctctctaaaaacacaaaatcagctgggtatggtggtgcatgcctgtaatcccagctactcgggaggatgaggcaggagaaatcacttgaaccagggaggccgaggttgcagtgagctgagatcgaaccactgcactctacttgggtgacaaagcgagactgtatctcaaaaaaaaaaaaaaaaaaaaaaaaagctgggcatggtggcaggcacctgtaatcccagctactcaggaggctgaggtaccaGAATTGTttgaggaggcagaggctgcagtgagtgaccCTGTCACTgccttcaaaaaatttttttaaaaaagtagcacAGTGGTTTCCAGGTGCTGGCCGGGTGGGCAATGGGGAATTAGTGTTAAATGTCTAAGGAGCTTCAgtctgggatgatgaaaaagtttttttgttgttgtgtttttttgttgagacagagtttcactctgtcgcccaggttggagtgcagtggcaccatcatggctcactgtagcttcaaactcccaggctcaagtgatcctcgcgtctcaacctctcaagtagctgaaactaaaGGCACGTGCCATCGTGCCCAActcattttttgcatttatttatttatttatttgagacggagtttcgctcttgtttcccaggctggagtgcaatggcgcgatcctggctcactgcaacctccgcctcccaggttcaagcgattctctgcctcagcctcctgagtagctgcgattaccggtgcccgccaccatgctcagctaatttttgcatttttttagagacagggttttaccacattgcccaggctggtctcaaactcctaggttcaagtgatcagacttccaaagtgctgggattaccagcatgagccgcCACATCTGCCCtgtgaaaaagttctggaggtgggccgggtgcagtggttcacgcctgtaatcccagcactctgggaggctgaggcaggcagatcacaaggtcaggagattgagaccatcctggctaacacaatgaaaccccatctctactaaaaatacaaaaaaaaattagctgggggtggtggccggcacctgtagtcccagctacttgggaggctgaggcaggagaatggcgtgaacccgggaggcagagaggcagtgagccgagatggcaccactgcactctagtctgggcgacagagcgagactctgtctcaaaaaaaaaaaaaaaaaaaaaaaaaacaagaatatgaATGTGCCTAATGCCA
The Piliocolobus tephrosceles isolate RC106 chromosome 19, ASM277652v3, whole genome shotgun sequence genome window above contains:
- the POLR3H gene encoding DNA-directed RNA polymerase III subunit RPC8 encodes the protein MFVLVEMVDTVRIPPWQFERKLNDSIAEELNKKLANKVVYNVGLCICLFDITRLEDAYVFPGDGASHTKVHFRYVVFHPFLDEILIGKIKGCSPEGVHVSLGFFDDILIPPESLQQPAKFDEAEQVWVWEYETEEGAHDLYMDTGEEIRFRVVDESFVDTSPTGPSSADATTSSEELPKKEAPYTLVGSISEPGLGLLSWWTSN